One segment of Desulfonauticus submarinus DNA contains the following:
- the ispE gene encoding 4-(cytidine 5'-diphospho)-2-C-methyl-D-erythritol kinase, with translation MDEVLLVSRCKVNLFLKIGERLANGYHLLTSLFFPLPYPTDEIKVTLTSEESFFLTSNFKFLEQNNILEKCFWLFKKETGFQGGCKVYLNKKVPIGAGLGGGSANAAVFLNFLNHLLPTPLGKNSLIRIASQLGADVPFFLFNKPSWVEGIGEKIEPLAIDLTGLKGLLICPKIKISTKWAYECWDKIQISKKSFLTLSAWINKKSVSQGRIVLLNDFEKIIFHAYPQMRELKEEMFKLGACGGGLSGSGSAMFFLFRETKKQKQAQAVLDKLGLLSYNYSFV, from the coding sequence ATGGATGAAGTTTTATTAGTTTCTAGATGTAAGGTTAATTTGTTTTTAAAGATAGGAGAGAGGTTAGCAAATGGTTACCATTTGCTAACCTCTCTGTTTTTTCCTCTACCATATCCAACGGATGAAATAAAAGTAACGTTAACTTCTGAAGAAAGTTTTTTTTTGACTTCTAATTTTAAATTTTTAGAACAAAATAATATTTTAGAAAAATGTTTTTGGCTTTTTAAAAAGGAAACAGGATTTCAAGGAGGATGTAAAGTTTATTTAAATAAAAAAGTACCAATTGGAGCTGGACTTGGAGGCGGAAGTGCTAATGCGGCAGTGTTTTTGAATTTTTTAAATCACCTTTTACCAACTCCTCTAGGTAAAAATTCTTTAATTAGAATAGCTTCTCAGTTGGGTGCAGATGTTCCTTTTTTTTTATTTAACAAACCTTCTTGGGTTGAAGGGATTGGAGAAAAGATAGAGCCCTTAGCTATTGATTTAACAGGGCTGAAAGGCTTGTTAATTTGTCCAAAAATTAAAATTTCTACTAAATGGGCTTATGAATGTTGGGATAAAATCCAAATATCTAAAAAATCTTTCTTGACATTATCCGCTTGGATAAATAAAAAGTCTGTTTCTCAGGGACGGATTGTTCTTTTAAATGATTTTGAAAAGATAATATTTCATGCCTACCCTCAAATGAGAGAGTTAAAAGAGGAAATGTTTAAGCTTGGTGCTTGCGGGGGAGGTTTGAGTGGGTCTGGTTCTGCAATGTTTTTTTTGTTTAGGGAAACAAAAAAGCAAAAACAGGCTCAAGCAGTTCTAGACAAATTAGGTTTATTGTCGTATAATTATTCTTTTGTCTAA
- a CDS encoding ribose-phosphate diphosphokinase, which translates to MPRHGELKIITGTANPALAEAICNHLGMTLSPTLVSTFSDGEIRVEVGDNVRGDDVFVVQPTCAPVNHNLMELCLMLDALKRASVGRVTAVVPYYGYARQDRKVVPRVPISAKLVADFITTAGVSRLLTVDLHAGQIQGFFNIPVDNLYAAEVLLDYMKSIEGDVVVVSPDAGGTERARAYAKRLGAELAIIDKRRDTPNKAQAMRVIGEVKDKVAIVLDDMIDTAGTMVEAGRVLKENGAKEVYACATHPVLSGPAIERLKKSCFKEIIVTDTIPLKEEAEKCGKFKVISVASLIAKAIHNIHTESSVSVLFSRIK; encoded by the coding sequence ATGCCAAGACATGGTGAATTAAAAATTATTACTGGGACAGCAAATCCTGCCTTAGCAGAGGCAATTTGTAATCATTTAGGGATGACTTTGTCTCCTACGCTGGTTAGTACGTTTAGTGATGGTGAGATTAGAGTAGAGGTTGGTGATAATGTAAGGGGAGATGATGTTTTTGTTGTCCAACCTACGTGTGCTCCTGTAAATCATAACTTAATGGAACTTTGTTTGATGTTAGATGCCTTAAAAAGGGCAAGTGTTGGGCGTGTTACTGCTGTAGTGCCTTATTATGGGTATGCTAGGCAAGATAGAAAAGTTGTTCCTAGGGTTCCTATAAGTGCAAAATTAGTAGCTGATTTTATTACTACTGCAGGGGTTAGTCGATTGTTAACAGTTGATCTACATGCAGGTCAAATTCAAGGCTTTTTTAATATCCCTGTGGATAATCTTTATGCAGCAGAAGTATTATTGGATTATATGAAATCTATTGAAGGAGATGTTGTAGTTGTGTCTCCTGATGCAGGTGGAACTGAAAGAGCAAGGGCCTATGCAAAAAGATTGGGGGCTGAACTTGCTATTATTGATAAACGAAGAGATACTCCAAATAAAGCTCAGGCAATGAGAGTTATTGGAGAGGTTAAAGATAAAGTTGCTATAGTGCTTGATGATATGATTGATACTGCTGGTACCATGGTGGAGGCAGGTAGAGTTTTAAAAGAAAATGGGGCAAAAGAAGTGTATGCTTGTGCTACTCATCCTGTTCTTTCTGGTCCAGCAATAGAAAGACTTAAAAAATCTTGTTTTAAAGAGATTATAGTTACAGATACCATTCCTTTAAAGGAAGAAGCTGAGAAGTGTGGAAAGTTTAAAGTTATATCTGTTGCCAGTCTTATTGCAAAGGCAATTCACAACATACATACAGAGTCTTCTGTAAGTGTGTTGTTTTCTAGGATTAAGTAA
- a CDS encoding 50S ribosomal protein L25 yields the protein MAEMISLQVEKRETKGKETNKKLRKEGYIPAVYYDFKGDNILLQVKNGPFLKAWHQAGSTNVVELNIVNGGKDEKRSALIWEVEKHPVKDQVVHIDFYGPNLKEEVDVSVPVKVVGKAKGVEKGGILEIFREELEIRCLPLNIPEFIEIDVSELDLNQNLHIDELSMPEGVKAVFDENFAVVGVVEPEKEEAEEEEEEEEE from the coding sequence ATGGCTGAGATGATTAGTCTGCAAGTGGAAAAGAGGGAGACAAAAGGAAAAGAGACAAACAAAAAATTGAGAAAAGAAGGGTATATACCTGCTGTTTATTATGACTTTAAAGGCGATAATATTTTGCTTCAAGTTAAAAATGGCCCTTTTTTAAAGGCTTGGCATCAGGCAGGAAGTACGAATGTGGTAGAATTGAATATTGTTAATGGTGGAAAAGATGAGAAAAGATCTGCTTTGATATGGGAAGTGGAAAAGCATCCTGTTAAAGATCAAGTTGTCCATATTGATTTTTATGGCCCTAATCTAAAAGAAGAAGTGGATGTATCTGTTCCTGTTAAAGTAGTTGGAAAAGCCAAGGGAGTAGAAAAGGGAGGTATTTTAGAGATATTTAGAGAAGAATTAGAGATTAGATGTTTACCTCTTAATATTCCAGAGTTCATAGAGATAGATGTAAGTGAACTTGATCTTAATCAAAATCTCCATATAGATGAGTTAAGTATGCCAGAAGGGGTTAAAGCTGTTTTTGATGAGAATTTTGCAGTAGTGGGAGTAGTAGAACCAGAAAAAGAAGAAGCTGAAGAGGAAGAAGAGGAAGAGGAAGAATAA
- the pth gene encoding aminoacyl-tRNA hydrolase, with protein MIKLVVGLGNPGARYKDTRHNIGFQIVDRCLEEKGLNVEKENFSLGELFFIRELDNKQKIFFLKPFTYMNASGIAVSKIAFFYKILPSEILVIHDELDLPLGRLKFKAGGGTAGHNGIKSICRELGNRDFLRLRVGIGRPLYGEDIASFVLSPFYKEQQKKWQDVIKIAKEAVFCCLKEGFIKAQEKFNRKNI; from the coding sequence ATGATTAAATTAGTGGTTGGTTTAGGAAATCCAGGAGCTAGATATAAAGATACGCGGCACAATATTGGCTTTCAAATTGTTGATAGGTGTTTAGAAGAAAAGGGTTTAAATGTAGAAAAAGAAAATTTTTCTTTAGGAGAGTTGTTTTTTATTCGGGAGTTAGATAATAAACAAAAGATATTTTTTCTTAAACCTTTTACTTATATGAATGCAAGTGGTATTGCAGTATCTAAGATTGCTTTTTTTTATAAAATTTTACCTTCAGAAATATTAGTGATTCATGATGAATTGGATTTACCTCTTGGAAGATTGAAATTTAAGGCTGGGGGAGGAACAGCTGGACATAATGGTATAAAGTCTATTTGTAGGGAATTGGGCAACCGAGACTTTTTGCGTTTAAGGGTAGGAATTGGTCGCCCTCTTTATGGGGAAGATATTGCATCTTTTGTCCTTTCTCCTTTTTATAAAGAGCAACAAAAAAAATGGCAAGATGTGATTAAAATAGCTAAAGAAGCTGTTTTTTGTTGTTTAAAAGAAGGTTTTATTAAAGCTCAAGAAAAATTTAATCGGAAAAATATATAA
- a CDS encoding CarD family transcriptional regulator — MFNVGELVVYPAQGVGMVERIEEQEIGGVKTQLYIVRILSNNVTLMVPVSNAENVGLRSVYSKEQGEGILEFLKDRSDFTGYTGQNWNRRYREYSEKLKSSDLKDVAYVLKELYLISQDKELSFGERRLLEHAMSLISMELSYALNIPQSEAKKRVEELFADILGKKQEEDEENLEQRDNSE, encoded by the coding sequence GTGTTTAATGTGGGAGAATTAGTTGTTTATCCTGCTCAAGGTGTAGGAATGGTGGAAAGAATAGAGGAGCAGGAGATTGGTGGAGTAAAAACCCAGCTTTATATTGTAAGAATTCTTAGTAATAATGTTACTTTAATGGTACCTGTGAGCAATGCTGAAAATGTAGGATTAAGATCAGTATATAGTAAAGAACAAGGAGAGGGAATTTTAGAGTTTTTAAAAGATCGTTCTGATTTCACTGGTTATACAGGGCAAAATTGGAATCGTCGTTATAGAGAATATTCTGAAAAGTTAAAAAGTAGTGATTTAAAAGATGTAGCTTATGTTTTAAAAGAGTTATATCTTATTAGTCAGGATAAAGAGTTGTCTTTTGGCGAAAGAAGATTATTAGAACATGCTATGTCTCTTATTTCTATGGAACTTTCCTATGCTTTAAACATTCCTCAAAGTGAAGCCAAAAAAAGAGTAGAAGAGTTATTTGCTGATATTTTGGGTAAAAAACAAGAAGAAGATGAAGAAAATCTTGAACAAAGAGATAATTCAGAGTAA
- the rho gene encoding transcription termination factor Rho, producing the protein MNLSELKKKSMAELMDLASEFKVENPSGLTKQELIFSILKTYAAQNGSIYGEGVLEILPDGFGFLRSPMYSYMPGPDDIYVSPSQIRRFGLRTGDVVAGQIRPPKEAERYFALLRINEVCFAPPEDVRKIILFDNLTPIYPNDRFIIENGAENYSSRIIDLLTPIGKGQRGLIVAPPRTGKTMLLQTIANSINANHPEVYLIVLLIDERPEEVTDMARTVKAEVISSTFDEPPQRHVQVAEMVIEKAKRLVERKMDVVILLDSITRLARAYNAVTPSSGRVLSGGLDANALQRPKRFFGAARNVEEGGSLTIIATALIDTGSRMDEVIFEEFKGTGNMDLYLDRHLAEKRIFPAIDINRSGTRKEELLLPSDILNRVWILRKVLAPMNPLESMEFLLDKMRGTKSNKEFLDMMNK; encoded by the coding sequence ATGAATTTATCTGAGTTGAAAAAGAAATCAATGGCAGAATTAATGGACCTTGCTTCTGAATTTAAAGTAGAAAATCCTAGTGGCCTAACTAAACAAGAATTAATTTTTTCTATTTTAAAAACCTATGCTGCCCAAAATGGTTCTATTTATGGAGAAGGTGTTTTAGAAATTCTTCCTGATGGTTTTGGTTTTTTGCGTTCTCCTATGTATAGTTATATGCCTGGACCAGATGATATTTATGTGTCTCCATCTCAAATTAGAAGATTTGGACTTAGAACTGGAGATGTAGTTGCTGGACAAATTAGACCTCCAAAAGAGGCTGAGCGTTATTTTGCTTTATTAAGAATTAATGAAGTGTGCTTTGCTCCTCCTGAAGATGTTCGTAAAATCATTCTTTTTGATAATTTAACCCCTATTTATCCTAATGATAGATTTATTATTGAAAATGGTGCAGAAAATTATTCTTCTCGTATTATAGACCTGTTAACTCCTATAGGAAAAGGACAAAGAGGGCTTATTGTTGCTCCTCCTAGAACAGGGAAAACAATGCTATTACAAACTATTGCCAATTCTATTAATGCTAATCATCCAGAAGTTTATTTAATTGTGTTATTAATTGATGAGCGACCAGAAGAAGTGACTGATATGGCACGTACAGTAAAGGCAGAAGTTATTAGCTCTACTTTTGATGAGCCACCTCAGAGACATGTGCAGGTAGCAGAAATGGTTATTGAAAAGGCTAAACGCTTGGTAGAGCGAAAAATGGATGTAGTGATTTTATTAGACAGTATTACTAGATTGGCTAGAGCCTATAATGCTGTTACTCCTTCTTCTGGACGAGTTCTTTCTGGTGGTTTAGACGCTAATGCTTTACAAAGACCAAAAAGATTTTTTGGAGCTGCAAGAAATGTAGAAGAAGGTGGAAGTTTGACCATTATTGCAACTGCACTTATTGATACAGGCTCTAGGATGGATGAAGTTATTTTTGAAGAGTTTAAAGGTACTGGAAATATGGATTTATATTTAGACAGACATTTAGCTGAAAAACGTATTTTCCCTGCAATTGATATTAATCGTTCTGGTACTAGAAAAGAAGAACTTTTATTACCTTCAGATATTTTAAATAGGGTTTGGATTTTAAGAAAGGTATTAGCACCTATGAATCCTTTAGAGAGTATGGAATTTTTGCTTGATAAAATGCGTGGAACAAAATCTAATAAAGAATTTTTAGATATGATGAATAAATGA
- a CDS encoding beta-barrel assembly-enhancing protease gives MIFRTVRFILSIFLFCFYPYTCNAFGEFSLKKEAELGKKFKKIIRSHLPLIQDPEINSYVRQMVFKLAKSAPYYPFKIEVDVVQNNAMNAFATLAGYMVVYSGMVEKVDSDSELAGVLAHELAHLTQRHVAKNIERSQLVSVGSILTLLAGILVGGNTQAGQALMIGSIAGAQSALLKYTRENEREADQIGLNYLVKAGYDPWGMVEVFKKIRKQRWLSGGTLPSYLSTHPAVEERIGYLEDRLKRLRVKSELKKSVELQLVQTLLRSKYNSPKVALHYFKGNSCYDLLGKGIVYARLNALEKAKKYFILLNDIPDCKKNAVFYREIGKFYYQYGELNKALLNLQKSFLLNSKDSLTLFYYARALAEEGLIKEAEKYFQECLVKMFYNANVHEIVGIFYGKHNKMFKAHLHLAYAYLLQHKIKKFKFHLKKVKLLAKTSSQKRELEKLQKEYKELTNNY, from the coding sequence ATGATCTTCCGCACTGTTCGTTTTATTTTAAGTATTTTTTTATTTTGCTTTTATCCCTATACTTGCAATGCGTTTGGGGAGTTTAGCTTAAAAAAAGAAGCTGAATTAGGGAAAAAATTTAAAAAAATTATTCGTTCCCATCTTCCTTTAATTCAAGATCCTGAAATTAATTCCTATGTTCGTCAAATGGTCTTTAAATTAGCTAAAAGTGCTCCTTACTATCCTTTTAAAATTGAAGTTGATGTGGTTCAAAACAATGCTATGAATGCATTTGCAACCTTGGCTGGCTATATGGTGGTATATTCAGGTATGGTTGAAAAAGTAGACTCAGATAGTGAACTTGCAGGTGTTTTAGCTCATGAATTAGCTCATCTTACTCAACGTCATGTGGCTAAAAACATAGAACGTTCTCAACTAGTAAGCGTAGGAAGTATACTGACTTTACTGGCAGGTATCTTAGTAGGAGGTAATACTCAAGCAGGACAGGCTTTGATGATAGGCTCAATTGCAGGAGCTCAAAGTGCTCTTTTAAAATATACAAGAGAAAATGAAAGAGAAGCAGATCAAATAGGATTAAATTATTTGGTTAAAGCAGGATATGACCCTTGGGGAATGGTGGAAGTTTTTAAAAAAATAAGGAAACAACGTTGGTTAAGTGGAGGAACTTTACCTTCCTACTTATCAACTCATCCTGCAGTAGAAGAAAGGATCGGATATTTAGAAGATAGATTAAAACGTTTACGGGTGAAATCAGAGTTAAAAAAAAGTGTAGAACTTCAGCTTGTCCAGACTTTATTAAGATCCAAATATAATAGTCCTAAGGTGGCTTTACATTATTTTAAGGGTAATAGCTGTTATGATTTACTAGGCAAAGGGATTGTTTATGCCCGACTTAATGCTTTGGAAAAGGCGAAAAAATATTTTATTCTTTTGAATGATATTCCTGATTGTAAAAAAAATGCTGTATTTTATAGAGAAATTGGTAAGTTTTATTATCAATATGGCGAGTTAAATAAAGCTCTTTTGAATTTACAGAAGTCGTTTTTATTAAATTCAAAAGATAGTCTTACTCTTTTCTATTATGCAAGGGCTTTGGCAGAAGAAGGATTAATAAAAGAGGCTGAGAAATATTTCCAGGAATGCTTAGTAAAAATGTTTTATAATGCCAATGTTCATGAAATAGTAGGGATATTTTATGGTAAACATAATAAGATGTTTAAAGCTCATTTGCACTTAGCTTATGCTTACCTTTTGCAACATAAGATAAAAAAGTTTAAATTTCACTTAAAGAAAGTTAAATTACTTGCTAAAACTTCTTCTCAAAAGCGAGAATTAGAAAAACTTCAAAAAGAATATAAAGAATTAACTAATAATTACTAA
- a CDS encoding phenylacetate--CoA ligase family protein codes for MNKTFHDLETIPWEELREKKFRTLLKTVNLAKHKVKEFQNRISNLNISIETEQDFQNIPFLPKKKLIDIQEQHFSNLLATEIGELAHIYYSPGPLFDPEGNDPDYWGWAEAFYAMGFRPKDIVQMTFSYHLTPAGLMLEQPLRRIGCAIIPAGPGNTDIQIEIMTKLKVTGFVGMASYLKTIGEKALSKGLNLKNDFHLRVAFSAAEILTNSLRKEVENMFDITLRQGYGTADVGCIAYECEHANGMHLSTRCWVEICEPNTGKPLPPGEIGEVVVTPFSSVYPLIRLGTGDLSKLDFSPCPCGRTSPRLVGILGRTDNTVKVKGQFVYEHQVAEVIKAFPEIKSWELLITNPNKKDKLTLKIETNTDFNSTHLVSLFKEKIKLLTGVEIHSKSLSSKIVDQRKWA; via the coding sequence ATGAACAAAACTTTTCATGACCTTGAAACCATCCCATGGGAAGAATTAAGAGAAAAAAAATTTCGAACCCTCTTAAAAACAGTAAATTTAGCCAAACATAAAGTTAAAGAATTTCAAAATAGAATATCTAACTTAAATATTTCCATAGAAACAGAGCAGGATTTTCAAAATATTCCCTTTTTACCTAAAAAAAAACTTATCGATATTCAGGAACAACACTTTTCAAATCTTTTAGCTACAGAAATAGGCGAACTTGCCCATATATATTATTCGCCTGGGCCACTTTTTGATCCAGAAGGAAATGACCCTGACTATTGGGGATGGGCTGAAGCTTTTTATGCCATGGGATTTAGACCAAAAGATATAGTTCAAATGACCTTTAGCTATCATTTAACTCCTGCAGGACTCATGTTAGAACAGCCTCTTAGAAGAATTGGTTGTGCAATAATCCCTGCAGGACCTGGTAATACTGACATTCAAATAGAAATAATGACCAAATTAAAAGTAACAGGCTTTGTAGGAATGGCTTCTTATCTAAAAACAATTGGGGAAAAGGCACTAAGCAAAGGTTTAAATCTTAAAAATGACTTTCACTTAAGAGTTGCCTTTAGCGCTGCTGAAATTCTTACCAATTCTTTGCGTAAGGAAGTAGAAAATATGTTCGATATTACTCTGCGCCAAGGATATGGAACAGCTGATGTAGGTTGTATCGCTTACGAATGCGAACACGCTAATGGAATGCACCTTTCTACTCGCTGTTGGGTAGAAATATGTGAACCAAATACAGGAAAACCACTTCCTCCAGGAGAAATAGGAGAAGTTGTAGTAACGCCTTTTTCCTCTGTCTATCCTCTAATTAGACTAGGAACAGGAGATTTATCTAAATTAGATTTTAGTCCTTGCCCATGTGGTAGAACAAGTCCACGACTAGTAGGTATTTTAGGAAGAACAGATAATACTGTAAAAGTAAAAGGACAGTTTGTTTATGAGCATCAAGTAGCAGAAGTAATAAAAGCTTTTCCTGAAATAAAATCATGGGAATTACTTATTACTAATCCTAATAAGAAAGACAAATTAACTTTGAAAATAGAAACAAATACAGATTTTAATAGTACTCATCTAGTTTCATTATTTAAAGAAAAAATCAAACTGCTTACAGGAGTGGAAATACATTCAAAATCGCTATCTTCTAAAATAGTAGATCAAAGAAAATGGGCCTAA
- a CDS encoding ABC transporter ATP-binding protein: MENILKLANVEVVYDQIILVLKGLSLTAKKGKITALLGANGAGKTTTLKAISGLLLTENGEVTEGKILFHNQEIQNFSPEKIVRLGIFQVMEGRRVFEELTVEENLRCGSYTNPKNFQKNLEKVYTYFPRLKERRKQWAGYLSGGEQQMLAIGRALMANPKLLLLDEPSLGLAPLLVEEIFAIITKINQEQQVSVLLVEQNARAALNIADFAYIMENGRIVMEGKAQELLNNPDVREFYLGMGHGGEKKSYRNVKHYRRRKRWL; this comes from the coding sequence ATGGAAAATATTTTAAAACTTGCTAATGTAGAAGTTGTTTACGATCAAATCATTTTAGTGCTAAAAGGATTATCTTTAACAGCCAAGAAGGGCAAAATTACAGCCCTTCTTGGTGCTAATGGTGCTGGCAAAACAACTACATTAAAAGCAATTTCTGGGTTACTTTTAACTGAAAATGGAGAAGTAACCGAAGGGAAAATATTATTTCACAATCAAGAAATACAAAATTTTTCTCCAGAAAAAATAGTTCGCTTAGGTATTTTTCAAGTCATGGAAGGAAGACGTGTTTTTGAGGAACTTACTGTAGAAGAAAATCTACGCTGTGGATCATATACCAATCCTAAAAATTTTCAAAAAAATCTTGAAAAAGTATATACTTATTTTCCTAGATTAAAAGAACGCCGCAAGCAATGGGCAGGATATCTCTCAGGTGGAGAACAACAAATGTTAGCTATTGGAAGAGCGCTTATGGCTAACCCTAAACTCCTATTATTAGATGAACCATCCCTTGGTCTTGCCCCTCTTTTAGTAGAAGAAATCTTCGCAATAATAACTAAAATCAATCAAGAACAACAAGTATCTGTCCTTTTAGTAGAACAAAACGCAAGAGCTGCCTTGAATATTGCAGATTTTGCCTATATAATGGAAAATGGAAGAATTGTAATGGAAGGCAAAGCTCAAGAACTTCTCAACAATCCTGATGTAAGAGAATTTTATTTAGGTATGGGACATGGAGGAGAGAAAAAAAGCTATCGGAATGTAAAACATTATCGTAGAAGAAAAAGATGGTTATAA
- a CDS encoding ABC transporter substrate-binding protein, with translation MKKLRFWLMLFISINLTFSIAWAKEIKIGVLSDLSGPTSAVGRSYAKGVMDCIKYLNSKGGINGYKIKAIQVDYAYNAQQAISAYKRFVKKEHIVALQGWGTQDTEALTRFVARDKIPTFSASYSAHLTNPKKAPFNFFIAADYSTQLRAALKFFKDNWKQKRAPRIAFIYPDHPYGLAPIPAAKNYAQKLGYEIVGEENVSLKAIDATTQLLSLKKKNPDYVWIGGTTPSTAVILKDAKKLNFHPVFFVNIWGGDENLIKLAGNTAEGVYSLQAAAIYGQDVPGMKIIKQITQNKPQMTHYIRGFASMLVMAKGIEMAAKEGKISGPRIKQALENLRNFNPLGLTPPISYFPDDHRPNMSVFIYKIEKGKFKFIQQVNLKRKKEWLGK, from the coding sequence ATGAAAAAATTAAGATTCTGGTTAATGTTGTTTATAAGTATAAATTTAACTTTCTCTATAGCATGGGCAAAAGAAATAAAAATAGGGGTTCTATCTGATCTTAGCGGACCTACTTCTGCTGTTGGCAGATCCTATGCTAAAGGAGTTATGGATTGTATAAAATATCTAAACAGTAAAGGCGGAATTAATGGATACAAAATAAAAGCAATCCAAGTAGATTATGCATATAATGCTCAACAAGCAATTAGTGCATACAAACGATTTGTTAAAAAAGAACATATTGTAGCCCTTCAAGGATGGGGTACGCAAGACACAGAAGCCCTGACAAGATTTGTAGCAAGAGATAAAATACCTACTTTTTCTGCTTCTTATTCAGCCCACTTAACCAATCCCAAAAAAGCACCTTTTAATTTTTTTATTGCAGCTGACTACTCAACTCAACTAAGAGCTGCTTTAAAATTTTTTAAAGATAATTGGAAACAAAAAAGAGCTCCTCGTATAGCCTTTATTTACCCAGATCATCCTTATGGACTTGCTCCTATTCCTGCAGCCAAAAATTATGCTCAAAAACTTGGGTATGAAATAGTAGGAGAAGAAAATGTTAGTTTAAAGGCTATTGACGCTACTACTCAGCTTTTAAGCTTAAAGAAAAAAAATCCAGACTATGTTTGGATTGGAGGCACAACTCCCTCTACTGCAGTAATTTTAAAAGATGCCAAAAAATTAAATTTTCATCCTGTTTTCTTTGTAAATATTTGGGGAGGAGATGAAAATTTAATTAAGTTAGCAGGCAACACAGCAGAAGGAGTGTATTCTCTTCAAGCAGCTGCAATATATGGTCAAGATGTCCCTGGAATGAAAATAATAAAACAAATAACTCAAAATAAACCTCAAATGACTCACTATATTAGAGGCTTTGCCTCTATGCTTGTAATGGCCAAAGGAATCGAAATGGCAGCTAAAGAGGGAAAAATTTCTGGTCCCCGTATTAAACAAGCTCTAGAAAATTTAAGAAATTTTAATCCCCTAGGTTTAACTCCTCCTATTAGTTATTTTCCAGATGATCATCGACCTAATATGTCTGTATTCATTTACAAAATTGAAAAAGGAAAATTTAAATTTATTCAACAAGTTAATTTAAAAAGAAAAAAAGAATGGTTAGGCAAATAA
- a CDS encoding branched-chain amino acid ABC transporter permease — protein sequence MKTNKCGLFFESYSEENQIFPSRFQKISFILFFLFLVFAPYICDSYILSLFNLIFIAIIGAVSLNLLTGSCGQISLGHGAFIGVGAYATAFFLNLGLNFFLALLLGGLITALIGMIFGLPSLRLKGIYLAISTLAAQLILEYIFLHWDSITGGSNGLAIDSPTILGIYLDNDSKMFYLLLGFVTITTLFITNIMRTKLGRAFVSIRDFYLSAEVIGINLFQYKLYAFGISSFFAGIAGGLWASYSMYITPEQFGVGLSISYLAMIIIGGLGKVLGSIMGAVFITLLPELLSIISQNLSSMFPDISTYVLGLKEGIFGLILILFLIFEPEGLAHRWHLIKSYFKLYPFAH from the coding sequence ATGAAAACAAATAAATGCGGACTTTTTTTTGAAAGTTACTCAGAAGAAAATCAAATATTTCCAAGTAGATTCCAAAAAATATCTTTTATTCTATTTTTTTTATTTCTAGTATTTGCTCCGTATATATGTGATTCTTATATTCTATCTCTTTTTAATTTAATCTTTATAGCTATAATAGGGGCTGTATCTCTAAATTTACTAACAGGTAGTTGTGGACAAATTTCTTTAGGACATGGAGCCTTTATTGGAGTAGGCGCATATGCCACTGCTTTTTTCTTAAATCTAGGCTTAAACTTCTTCCTTGCTCTTCTCTTAGGAGGTCTTATAACAGCTTTAATAGGCATGATTTTTGGACTACCCTCATTACGCTTAAAAGGTATATATTTAGCTATATCTACTTTGGCAGCTCAACTTATATTAGAATATATCTTCCTTCACTGGGATAGTATAACTGGAGGCTCTAATGGACTTGCCATCGACTCTCCTACTATCTTAGGAATTTATTTAGATAATGACTCAAAAATGTTTTATCTTCTTCTCGGTTTTGTGACTATAACTACTCTTTTTATAACCAATATTATGCGTACGAAATTAGGGAGGGCTTTTGTTTCTATTAGAGACTTTTATCTTTCAGCAGAAGTTATAGGGATTAATCTATTTCAGTATAAACTCTATGCATTTGGCATAAGCTCTTTTTTTGCAGGCATAGCTGGTGGACTATGGGCAAGTTATTCTATGTACATCACCCCAGAACAGTTTGGAGTAGGATTATCTATATCTTATCTTGCTATGATTATTATTGGCGGTCTTGGAAAAGTGTTAGGAAGTATTATGGGAGCAGTGTTTATCACGCTTTTACCAGAATTACTTTCTATTATTTCACAAAATTTAAGTTCTATGTTTCCTGATATAAGTACCTATGTCCTAGGTCTAAAAGAAGGAATATTCGGTCTTATTTTAATTTTATTTTTAATATTTGAACCAGAAGGCTTAGCCCATAGATGGCACCTTATAAAGTCTTATTTTAAACTTTATCCTTTTGCACACTAA